The Rhizobium sp. CCGE531 genomic sequence GCTGCAGTATCGATTTCTTCATCGACTACGAGTTCAAGAGCCGCATCCTCGGCGCCCTGATGGGATCGATGTTCGATCGGGCTTTCCGCATGTTCACGGATGCCTTCGAGACGCGCGCGAGCAAGATATATGCTTGAGGACGCGCCCGGTTATCGGCTGAGCGCGACAAGCATCTCCAGCGCCGTCTTCAACGTGGCGAGCCGGACCTTGTCGCGGCCGATATCGCCGTAGCGCATTTCGTGATGGATGAGCGTACCGCGGCGCGCCTTGGCTGCGAGATGAACCAGTCCAACAGGCTTTTCGGCGGAGCCGCCGCCAGGCCCGGCAATACCGGTGACGGCCACGGCAAAATCGGCCCGGGAACGGAAGAGGGCGCCTTGTACCATCTGCAGCGCCGTTTCCTTTGACACCGCGCCGAACTGCGCAAGCGTCTGTTCCTGAACGCCGAGCATCTCCATCTTCGCGATATTGGTATAGGTCACGAAGCCGCGATCGACCACGGCGGATGAGCCGGGGATTTCCGTTAACGCGCCGGCGATCAGGCCGCCGGTGCAGGATTCGGCCGTGGCGACCATCCAGCCCTTTTCGGTGAAGTCACTGACGATCTTGTGTGCGAGCGCGAGAATCTCATCCGGGAAATGCATCATGTCTTGGCTCCGCGATAGACGACCGTCGCCGTCGCGATGGCCGCGATACCTTCGCGGCGGCCGACGAAGCCGATCGTCTCGTTTGTCGTTGCCTTGACGGAACAGCGCTCGAGGCTGATGCCCAGAAACTCGGAAAGCCTGGCGCGCATGACGTCGCGATGCGGCCCGATCTTCGGCGCTTCGGCGATCAGCGAGACATCGGCATTCATGATGGTGCCGCCGCGCTCGCGCACGATCTTTGCCGCATGCTCGATAAAGATGCGGGAAGGGGCACCTT encodes the following:
- a CDS encoding CinA family protein gives rise to the protein MMHFPDEILALAHKIVSDFTEKGWMVATAESCTGGLIAGALTEIPGSSAVVDRGFVTYTNIAKMEMLGVQEQTLAQFGAVSKETALQMVQGALFRSRADFAVAVTGIAGPGGGSAEKPVGLVHLAAKARRGTLIHHEMRYGDIGRDKVRLATLKTALEMLVALSR